In Apis cerana isolate GH-2021 linkage group LG5, AcerK_1.0, whole genome shotgun sequence, a single genomic region encodes these proteins:
- the LOC107998509 gene encoding cytoplasmic tRNA 2-thiolation protein 2 isoform X1 yields the protein MSRMMVTLFKRTNEIINRNNYCIIIFMNVKQHHTKTNKMCTKNTSKYTFDTFEVENITENIITSSFTDTVNIHNTMPFCKKCGCQEVQVFLKNKNQYCKMCFLTILIHKFRATLGKSKSVRANDTVLIAHSGKANSTVLLHLITADINKSISKKLKFPFKVLYIDDGIIKKRSIEERESIRNALAKEAENLQLTMYISSLSNCTIDTTTDKELQSINVPLMNTTKEDTTLQEVFNNLENDTARDELLQQLRRKLLVSAARKLNCNKVFIADTSIDLAIKVLGDVSTGRGSQLSFNVAFSDERYSDVKLLRPLKDFTKDDIIAYTECCELHPILNSQKYDFCFPASIRNIARNFVYKLDSEFYGAVSTIYRTSEKLATNVEPFNNINNDTKIITNKINVNNICILCELNFRDSDYLSKEELSVVQAKLFSKLVSTVTNISLDTTMNSLNTCAQSSNEQSECVNAFTSKKCQCKTDICNSFLRQSMIEKYLCYSCSLIFSNVKEMNNILPNFIFDAIQKELQIANLKKEITDFLL from the exons atgTCAAGGATGATGGTAACTCTGTTCAAGCGTaccaatgaaataataaatcgaaataattattgtataataatttttatgaat gTAAAGCAACATCAtacaaaaactaataaaatgtGTACGAAAAACACGTCTAAATATACTTTTGATACTTTTGAGGTAGAAAATATAACTGAAAATAT aatCACTTCTTCTTTTACTGATACTGTGAATATACATAATACTATGCCTTTCTGCAAAAAATGTGGTTGTCAAGAAGtacaagtttttttaaaaaataaaaatcaatattgtaaaatgtgttttttaactatattGATACACAAGTTCAGAGCAACTCTCGGCAAATCCAAATCAGTGCGTGCAAATGATACTGTACTTATTGCTCATTCTGGAAAAGCAAATTCAACTGTACTTTTACATCTTATTACAgctgatattaataaatcaatttccaaaaagcttaaatttccatttaaagTTCTTTATATAGATg atggtataataaaaaaacgttCGATCGAAGAAAGAGAATCTATTCGGAATGCATTAGCTAAAGAAGctgaaaatttgcaattaactATGTACATTTCATCATTGTCAAACTGTACAATTGATACTACTACTGATAAAGAGTTACAATCAATAAATGTTCCATTAATGAATACTACTAAAGAAGATACAACGTTACaagaagtttttaataatttagaaaatgataCGGCAAGGGATGAATTATTGCAACAATTAAGACGTAAATTACTTGTATCTGCAGCTCGTAaacttaattgtaataaagttTTCATTGCTGATACGTCTATTGATCTGGCGATAAAAGTCCTTGGAGATGTATCGACTGGCAGAGGTTCCCAGTTGTCTTTTAACGTTGCTTTTTCTGATGAAAGATACAGTGATGTGAAATTACTTAGACCGCTCAAAGATTTTACAAAAGATGATATAATTGCGTATACGGAATGTTGCGAATTACATCCAATTCttaattctcaaaaatatgatttctgTTTCCCTGCATCTATACGGAATATTGCAAGAAACTTTGTTTATAAACTAGATTCTGAATTTTATGGTGCTGTATCTACGATATATCGTACCAGTGAAAAATTAGCTACAAATGTGGaaccatttaataatataaataatgatacaaaaattattactaataaaattaatgtcaataatatttgtatattatgtgaattaaattttagagattcaGATTATTTGTCTAAAGAAGAACTATCAGTTGTAcaagcaaaattattttctaaattagtaTCTACAGTTACAAACATTTCATTAGATACAACAATGAATTCGTTAAATACTTGTGCACAATCAAGTAATGAACAATCTGAATGTGTAAATGCTTTTACAAGTAAAAAATGTCAATGTAAAACTGATATTTGTAATTCCTTTTTAAGGCAatcaatgattgaaaaatatttatgttatagcTGTagtctaattttttcaaatgtaaaagaaatgaataatattttacctaATTTCATATTCGATGCAATTCAAAAGGAATTACAAAttgcgaatttaaaaaaagagataacagattttttattataa
- the LOC107998509 gene encoding cytoplasmic tRNA 2-thiolation protein 2 isoform X2, with product MCTKNTSKYTFDTFEVENITENIITSSFTDTVNIHNTMPFCKKCGCQEVQVFLKNKNQYCKMCFLTILIHKFRATLGKSKSVRANDTVLIAHSGKANSTVLLHLITADINKSISKKLKFPFKVLYIDDGIIKKRSIEERESIRNALAKEAENLQLTMYISSLSNCTIDTTTDKELQSINVPLMNTTKEDTTLQEVFNNLENDTARDELLQQLRRKLLVSAARKLNCNKVFIADTSIDLAIKVLGDVSTGRGSQLSFNVAFSDERYSDVKLLRPLKDFTKDDIIAYTECCELHPILNSQKYDFCFPASIRNIARNFVYKLDSEFYGAVSTIYRTSEKLATNVEPFNNINNDTKIITNKINVNNICILCELNFRDSDYLSKEELSVVQAKLFSKLVSTVTNISLDTTMNSLNTCAQSSNEQSECVNAFTSKKCQCKTDICNSFLRQSMIEKYLCYSCSLIFSNVKEMNNILPNFIFDAIQKELQIANLKKEITDFLL from the exons atgtGTACGAAAAACACGTCTAAATATACTTTTGATACTTTTGAGGTAGAAAATATAACTGAAAATAT aatCACTTCTTCTTTTACTGATACTGTGAATATACATAATACTATGCCTTTCTGCAAAAAATGTGGTTGTCAAGAAGtacaagtttttttaaaaaataaaaatcaatattgtaaaatgtgttttttaactatattGATACACAAGTTCAGAGCAACTCTCGGCAAATCCAAATCAGTGCGTGCAAATGATACTGTACTTATTGCTCATTCTGGAAAAGCAAATTCAACTGTACTTTTACATCTTATTACAgctgatattaataaatcaatttccaaaaagcttaaatttccatttaaagTTCTTTATATAGATg atggtataataaaaaaacgttCGATCGAAGAAAGAGAATCTATTCGGAATGCATTAGCTAAAGAAGctgaaaatttgcaattaactATGTACATTTCATCATTGTCAAACTGTACAATTGATACTACTACTGATAAAGAGTTACAATCAATAAATGTTCCATTAATGAATACTACTAAAGAAGATACAACGTTACaagaagtttttaataatttagaaaatgataCGGCAAGGGATGAATTATTGCAACAATTAAGACGTAAATTACTTGTATCTGCAGCTCGTAaacttaattgtaataaagttTTCATTGCTGATACGTCTATTGATCTGGCGATAAAAGTCCTTGGAGATGTATCGACTGGCAGAGGTTCCCAGTTGTCTTTTAACGTTGCTTTTTCTGATGAAAGATACAGTGATGTGAAATTACTTAGACCGCTCAAAGATTTTACAAAAGATGATATAATTGCGTATACGGAATGTTGCGAATTACATCCAATTCttaattctcaaaaatatgatttctgTTTCCCTGCATCTATACGGAATATTGCAAGAAACTTTGTTTATAAACTAGATTCTGAATTTTATGGTGCTGTATCTACGATATATCGTACCAGTGAAAAATTAGCTACAAATGTGGaaccatttaataatataaataatgatacaaaaattattactaataaaattaatgtcaataatatttgtatattatgtgaattaaattttagagattcaGATTATTTGTCTAAAGAAGAACTATCAGTTGTAcaagcaaaattattttctaaattagtaTCTACAGTTACAAACATTTCATTAGATACAACAATGAATTCGTTAAATACTTGTGCACAATCAAGTAATGAACAATCTGAATGTGTAAATGCTTTTACAAGTAAAAAATGTCAATGTAAAACTGATATTTGTAATTCCTTTTTAAGGCAatcaatgattgaaaaatatttatgttatagcTGTagtctaattttttcaaatgtaaaagaaatgaataatattttacctaATTTCATATTCGATGCAATTCAAAAGGAATTACAAAttgcgaatttaaaaaaagagataacagattttttattataa